One segment of Candidatus Sulfotelmatobacter sp. DNA contains the following:
- a CDS encoding MBL fold metallo-hydrolase, with translation MSAMLSWHVGRVNVGNDRPREITGGKPLATSFLQHLDEAGWSRDGVDAVVCTHLHVDHVGWNTMLENGTWVPTFPNARYFITRREYDFWSAHDDEEQRTMLGDSVTPIRLTPSTGHTPGHVSVMIESAGERAVITGDMAHHPCQLAHPDWTFGTGEPEAAVLTRSRLFAEWADQGILVIGTHFAAPTAGHVVRDGAAFRLAV, from the coding sequence ATGAGCGCGATGCTCAGCTGGCACGTTGGCCGAGTGAACGTCGGCAACGACCGTCCGCGCGAGATCACGGGCGGCAAGCCGTTGGCGACGTCGTTCCTACAGCATCTCGACGAGGCGGGCTGGTCGCGCGACGGCGTCGACGCCGTTGTCTGCACGCACCTGCACGTCGACCATGTCGGCTGGAACACGATGCTCGAGAACGGCACGTGGGTGCCGACCTTTCCGAACGCGCGCTACTTCATCACTCGGCGCGAGTACGACTTCTGGAGCGCCCACGACGACGAGGAGCAGCGAACGATGCTCGGCGATAGCGTCACGCCGATCCGGCTCACGCCCTCCACCGGCCACACGCCCGGCCACGTCAGCGTGATGATCGAGTCCGCGGGCGAGCGGGCGGTGATCACCGGCGACATGGCCCACCATCCATGCCAGTTGGCGCACCCCGACTGGACGTTCGGCACCGGCGAGCCGGAGGCCGCGGTGCTCACCCGCTCGCGCCTCTTCGCCGAATGGGCCGACCAGGGGATCCTCGTGATCGGCACCCACTTCGCCGCCCCCACCGCCGGCCACGTCGTGCGCGACGGCGCGGCGTTCAGGCTTGCGGTGTAA
- a CDS encoding HBL/NHE enterotoxin family protein, producing MTGTAAGLAPPAQDVHKDVLAEHLNGVVHIRGYVSALAITTIPSLNPQPAWYQNFSLNLFNAKQHGSVWTTTLESAITSTVPQLIIDFGTKFGVAADDITQTISAANGNPDAAAQQKIQARLTWLGGQLADTKSQITDLCSQFTAFHDAAISDLSALTGEDGIQQALLADQALAAKLKADIDADNAEIAADEAKLTASGIAGGVGIGVGVAAMAFGPVGFLVGAFITVASIAEMEAMYATYTRKIQDAHAEIARDTNELDDDMQQIAALSVLNASVGKLADLNKGMGQSLSDIADWWGTVAAKTNATIADLASASTEAGFWLGVGNDVTSAREDWDGLVQFATNMQTIADNAVVRMVRVAADGTASASSA from the coding sequence ATGACTGGGACGGCCGCCGGACTCGCTCCGCCGGCGCAGGACGTTCATAAGGACGTCCTCGCTGAGCATTTGAACGGAGTCGTACATATTCGCGGCTACGTTTCGGCGCTCGCGATCACGACGATCCCCTCGCTGAACCCGCAGCCGGCGTGGTATCAAAACTTTTCGCTCAACCTTTTCAACGCGAAGCAGCACGGCAGCGTTTGGACGACGACGCTGGAATCCGCGATCACCTCGACGGTGCCGCAACTGATCATCGATTTCGGTACGAAGTTCGGCGTCGCGGCCGATGACATCACGCAGACGATCAGCGCCGCGAACGGAAACCCCGACGCGGCCGCGCAGCAGAAGATCCAAGCCCGGCTCACATGGCTCGGCGGTCAGCTCGCGGACACGAAGTCGCAGATCACGGACCTGTGCTCGCAGTTCACCGCCTTTCACGATGCCGCCATCAGCGACCTGAGCGCGCTCACCGGCGAAGACGGCATCCAACAAGCCCTGCTCGCCGACCAGGCGCTGGCCGCCAAGCTCAAGGCCGACATCGACGCCGACAACGCGGAGATCGCCGCGGACGAGGCCAAGCTCACCGCGAGCGGGATCGCGGGCGGCGTCGGCATCGGCGTCGGCGTCGCGGCGATGGCGTTCGGACCGGTCGGCTTCCTCGTGGGTGCGTTCATCACGGTGGCGTCCATCGCCGAGATGGAGGCCATGTACGCCACCTACACCCGCAAGATCCAAGACGCGCACGCGGAGATCGCGCGTGACACCAACGAGCTCGACGACGACATGCAGCAGATCGCGGCACTCTCGGTCCTCAACGCGTCCGTCGGCAAGCTGGCCGATCTCAACAAAGGCATGGGACAGTCGTTGAGCGACATTGCGGATTGGTGGGGCACCGTCGCGGCGAAAACGAACGCGACGATTGCCGATCTTGCAAGCGCTTCGACCGAGGCGGGTTTTTGGCTCGGGGTCGGCAACGACGTGACGTCCGCCCGCGAGGACTGGGACGGCTTGGTCCAGTTCGCCACCAACATGCAAACGATCGCCGACAACGCCGTAGTTCGGATGGTTCGCGTCGCGGCTGACGGCACCGCCTCGGCGAGCTCGGCATGA
- a CDS encoding DUF72 domain-containing protein — protein MSLIRIGTAGWNLPPAVAASFPGAGSHLERYARVLPCVEINSTFYRAHRRSTYERWARSVPPGFLFSVKLRKTITHEHRLEGVDDCVGAFIDEVAPLLNGGVLLVQLPPKLAFSGAIAERFFNALRSTFGGRVACEPRHASWFSDPAEALLAHFGVARVAADPAILPAAASPGGDRSFRYFRWHGTPRVYWSTYDQQRLTQFEALVSASPGPAFCIFDNTAHGGAIENALTFDELVRCRRPDVRGAQCG, from the coding sequence ATGTCCCTCATTCGGATTGGGACCGCGGGCTGGAACCTTCCGCCGGCCGTTGCAGCGTCGTTTCCAGGTGCCGGCTCACACCTCGAGCGCTACGCTCGCGTTCTTCCATGCGTCGAGATAAATTCGACGTTCTACCGCGCGCATAGACGCTCGACCTACGAGCGCTGGGCGAGAAGCGTGCCGCCGGGCTTCTTGTTCAGTGTCAAGTTGCGCAAGACGATCACCCACGAGCATCGTCTCGAAGGCGTCGATGATTGCGTGGGCGCGTTCATCGACGAAGTTGCGCCGCTGCTCAACGGCGGCGTGCTCCTCGTGCAGTTGCCGCCAAAACTGGCCTTTTCGGGCGCAATCGCCGAGCGCTTCTTCAACGCGCTCCGCTCGACGTTTGGCGGCCGGGTCGCATGCGAACCCCGCCATGCAAGCTGGTTCAGCGATCCGGCCGAAGCGCTCCTGGCGCACTTTGGCGTCGCCCGTGTCGCTGCCGACCCGGCAATCCTGCCGGCGGCGGCATCACCGGGCGGCGATCGTTCGTTCCGCTACTTTCGTTGGCACGGGACGCCGCGCGTCTATTGGTCTACCTATGATCAACAACGCCTGACGCAGTTCGAGGCCCTCGTCAGCGCATCGCCCGGACCGGCGTTTTGCATCTTCGACAATACCGCGCACGGAGGGGCGATCGAGAACGCCCTAACGTTTGACGAACTCGTACGGTGCCGGCGCCCAGACGTCCGCGGCGCTCAGTGCGGGTAG